GGCGATCCTTAGCGTTCTCCTTGATTTGCGTCAATTCTTCAATTGAGTCTTGGAAGGCTTTTTCAACCCGAGCGTATTCCGCCGCCGTGTCATCAACCTTTACCTTGTCGTAGGACAGATCTGGGTCAACCAACAGGTATGCCGGGGCAATCCCGATCCCATCACTAGCTGCAATTCCCTTCACGTCTTTTGCCATTATATGTTCCTCCTAAATCTGGGTGTCAACCGTGTGACACTGCTCAATACGTCTAATTATAAACCGTTATCATTGTGAATTCTACCGTATATTAAGCGGTTGCATGTAACCGGTTCAACACGTTGTTATCCTATAAAAAACAGGCTGATTCTGCAAGAGAATCACCCTGTTTTTTGTAAATTTATAATTAAGCCTTTTGAGCTTCCTTCTTAGCGATCTTGTGTTCAGAAAGGAAGAACCACAGGATCAGGGCAAAACCAATTGCCGGAACGATGAAGGAGAATTGCATGGAACCAGTCAGGTCAGAAACACGACCCATGATAACCGGAAGGGCTGCCCCACCAACGAGGGACATAACCATCAGGGCACCACCAGTTTCGGTGTGTTGCTTTTCTTCGATCTGGTCCAACCCGTGAGCGTAAACCGTTGGGTAAACTGGGCCGAAGAAGAAACTAGTCGCAACGGCACCCCAGATTGCCAATGGTGAGTGAATTGAGCAAGTCAGCAGAAGAACAATCGTCCCTAATACACAGTACCAAATCATCGTCTTGGTAATGGAGTAACGGTTCATGAACCAGTTGGCAAAGAGCTTCCCAACAAACCATACCATGTAGCTAATGATCATGTAGTTAGTTGCGGCATGGTCAGAAATCCCCGGAACAATCCGCAGTGCCAAACGAATGGTGAAGGACCATACACAGGTCTGGATCCCAACGTAAAGGAATTGGGCCCCAACCGCCTTCATGAAGCGCCAGTTGTGGAACAGGTAGTTTAAGGATTCACCCATACTTGGTTGGTTAGCAGTCTTAGCGTCCGCCTTCGCCTTCCCGTATGGCATCTTCGTAATTGCTACCAATACTAACAGGATCAACAGAACAAACAAGATGTACTTGTACGGACGAAGCGTCAGGGCAAGGACTTCCTTGTTTAGTGCCATCTTTTGTGCAGCGTTCAAACCAGCAGACTCATTTTGCAAGTTACTGTGACCGCTAAAGATCAGGTACTTCCCTAAGATGATCCCCATGGCATCCCCGAACGGAATCAAAGTTTGGGAGATGTTAATCCGCCGGTTGGCAAACTCACGCGGCCCCATCATCGTTGAGTAAGTGTCACAAGAAGTTTCCAAAAAACTCAAACCAATGGCGATAACGAAGATGGCCGCTAAGAACATCCCGTAGGTTGCCATGTGAGAAGCCGGGAAGAACAGCGCACAACCAATAATGAAGAATGTCAAACCGGTCATAATAGCTGTCTTGTACGTGTTCTTCCGAATAATGTATGACGCAGGAAGGGCGATCAAGAAGTACCCACCGTAAAAGGCCGATTGAACGAAGGCAGTTGCCGTATCGCTCAACGTAAAGACCGTCTTGAACTGCGTGATCAAAATATCGTTAAGTGACGCTGCCATCCCCCACATTGGGAAGATCAACGAAACTAAAATGTATTGCCAAACCGGCGTCTTGCTGAGGTAGCCGTCGTCATATTGAACCCACGACTGCTTCTTTAAGTTATCCATGTCCTTACTCCTCCTTAGAAGGTTACCCCGGACTCAAGAATGATGTTTGAGTACGGCGTCATCTCACCCGTCCGAATAAATGCATGCGTCTTAGCTAAGTTCTTCTTCAAATCCGTGTGTGGCATAAACTCAATTTCAACATCTGGCAGTGCCTGCTTGATGTTTTCTAATTGTTCTGGGTTTTGGTCCTTGATTTCATCTGCTAAGTAGATCTTTTGAACCTTCATTTCCTTCAGAACGTTTTCCAAGATTTGCATGAACGTAGGCAATTCCTTGTCTACGCACAGGTCAATCTTCTTCGTCCCCATCGGAACTGGCATCCCGGCATCACCAATTGATAACCAGTCCATGTGTCCCATGCCAGCAACGACAGATGCTACTTCTGAATTTAAAATTCCACTCTTCTTCATGACTAATAACCTCCAAAACGACTCTACTTCAATGCTTCTTGAACTTGGTCAAACGTTGGGATTGATGGCATTGCCCCCATCCCTTGAACCGTCAAACTCGATGCGCGCTGAGCGTAGGTAATGGCGTCTGCCAAGTTCGAGAAGTCCGGTAACAATTGTGAAATTAACGCCCCAATAAAAGTATCCCCTGCTGCGGTAGTATCAATTGCCTTTACCTTGAAGGCTGGTACCGTTCCGGAACCATCCTTAGTTGAGTAGTAGGCCCCCTTTGAACCTAGGGTTACTAGGGTTACGCCAACCCCTTTGGCACGGAAGTACTCAGCAGTTTGATCCAGTGATGCATCATCCGTGATCTCAATCCCAGTCAGCAAAGCACTTTCCGTTTCGTTAGGAGCAATGATGTCCGTGTATTCCAGCAACTCCGGCAGGATTTCCGTTGCCGGTGCTGGATTCAAAACTGTAATAACACCATTTGCCTTCGCCATCTTAAATGCTTCTAAGGCAACAGTCTGTGGTGTTTCAAATTGGGTGATCAAAAAGTCGACCTTCTTCATCACTTCCTCGCTCTTACTAAGAACGTCCTTAGTCATCGCTTGGTTAGCCCCACCATAAACCATGATGTCATTTTGGCCATTTTCATCTAAAGTAACTAGCGCAGTCCCCGTACCGTGGCGCGGGTCATTCCCCACGTTCGTCGTGTCAATGTGATCTTCTTGTAAGGCATCACGCATGAACTTCCCTTCGGAGTCTGCGCCAACCATTCCAATGAAGTACGTCTCTGACCCAGAACGGACTGCAGCGACTGCTTGGTTCGCTCCCTTACCACCAGGCGCTGAACTCTTATCCGTTGCAGCTAGCGTTTCACCAGGTTCTGGGAAACGGTGAACGTGATAAGTCGTATCAACATTGATGCTTCCAAGAACAGCAACTTTGTTTGACATATAATTTCCTCCTGTTACAACGCATCCACGTAAAACGTTTTGTTAAAACCTTTTACGTACCAATCGACCCGTTTAGTTTATCATCACAAGAAAGCGGTTGCAACAAAAAATAGCGTCTTCAAAATCCTGATTATCACTCGTTATGCAAGCGTTTGCTAAATAATTTATTCGCAAATACCTATCATTACAACAATCAAAATGGCAGATTGTAAAATTTAAGTTGAACATTTAAGTGGACAGAAAAACCCATCAAGGTCTTTAATGGTGTTACCACAACATTCCATTAGAAAGAAGGACCCTGATGAGCACCACTATTTTATCATTCCAGAACCGTGTTGTCATTGAAACGCTCCATAATGAAGGACGTTCCTTGCGATACATCGCTAACTACTTAGGCTTTAGTAAGGCCACCATCTTTAACGAACTTCACCGGCTAAATAGTGAGTACCGGGCTGAGCTAGCGCAAACTGACTTTGAACGCAAGGTTAGTCAACGGGGGCGGAAGTCTTCGCTCACTAAAAACCTTAAACACTTAATCGAGGAAAAGATTCAAGTCCAGAAGTGGTCCCCTGAACAAGTTGCCCATGTGGTGGGGGTTGCCTACAAGACGGTCTATAACTGGATTGATCAAGGCTGGCTTGATATACAGTTGCCCGATTTACCTGATCATGGAATTCGTCGTCATCGTGCTAAAGAAAAGCGTGGTACGTTCAATCACGGCCGCTCCATTGAGGAGCGTCCTCATAAAGTCGAAACTCGCCAGGAATTCGGCCACTTTGAAGCTGATACCGTACTTTCTGGTAAACGTAAAGGTCAAGCTGTGGCTACTTTTGTGGAGCGTAAAAGTCGCCTGACAATTGTTAAACGGCTCCATGGTCGCGATAGTCGGTCCATGACTCAAGCCGTACTTGAACTAGCTAGTCAACTTCAAGGCAAGCTCAAGACGCTTACCGTGGATCATGGTAAAGAGTTCGCTAACTACCAGACAATTGAACAGCTAACAGGTACTCAGGTTTATTTTGCCCATGCTTATTCACCACATGAACGCGGTAGTAATGAAAACCGTAACCGAGTTTTGCGACGGTTTATTCCCAAGGGACAAGCCATTGAAGAACTAAGTGATTACCAACTGGTTCAAATCAATTGGTATCTGAATTCACGGCCACTTAAATGTCTTAATTGGCATACACCAATCGAGATCTTCTTGCTTAATCTACGTCACTAAATTCGTTCAAGTTATTTCTTGCAATCTGCCAAATAAAAAAAGAATTTTAGCAAAAGCACTAAAATTCTTTTTAATTTTTTACATCTCTATGAGTTGTTTTGCATCTTCTAAATCGGTAATTAACTCGCTTGCGTACCCACCAACTAAGGCGGCGTGAAGTGCTGCTAGCTTCGTACTCCCGCCCGCCACGAGGATTGAATGGCGTTTCAATTTTAACTGCTCAATGGGCAGCGCCATTGTTTGCTTCGATAATTGCGGATCAGCCACTTGGCCTTTACGATCAATAAATTGGGAAATTGCATCACCAACCGCATGTTGCTTTAAATAGGCAATCTGCTCCGCAGTTAAATACCCCAATTGAAACAGCATTGCATCATCCATCGTTGTTCCAACCGTAAAGAGGGCAATCTCAGCAGTAGCCGCTGTTTCCATGATTTGGTGAATAAACCGGTCCCTTAAAACAGCATCCCGGGTCTCTTGGTTATCAAAGATGACAGGAACCGGAAGAATTAAGGTTTGGGTGCTAAAAGCTTGGTTGAATTTTTCGGCAATGTAGCTGGCGTAGTTATTTCGCGATGAATTTGCGACCGTCCCCTTCAGATATACCGTTTGAACATCTTTTTTATTACTTGGTTGCAAGTAATCTGCCACGGCAGCCATTGTCCTCCCCCAACTTAACCCAATTGTGTCACCATCTTGGACAATTTCTTGGAGGTAGTTTGCCGTTGCTTGCCCCAGTTGTTCAAGAATCTGGGGATATGATTCACCCACTTGGTCAACAACAATCGCCCTTTTCAAACCGTACTTGGTTCGTAAATCCTGCTCTAAACTACCAACGTTTTCAAAAGGGTCCTGGATTCGAATATCAACCATTCCCGTATCAACGGCATACTGTAAGTACCTAGAAACCGTTGGTCGGGAGATTTCTAAATTTTTTGCAATATCAGTTTGACTAACTTTATCTAGATAGTAAGAGCTAGCAATCCGTAGTGCCAGCTTGAGTTGTGTTTCCGTTAATTTTTCACTTCGCATCACCATTCAACCCTCCTTGTCGTTTTCATATTTCCATTTTAATTATTTACAATTGAAAAAACAATAAATATAATGAAAGCGTATTCAAATAAAAAGGGAGCTAGAAATAATGGAATTTAATAACTACATTGACCACACCCTTCTCGCCCCAGAGGCAACTGAAGAGCAAATTGAACGCATCGCCAAAGAGGCGATGGACAATAACTTTCACACGGTAATGATTAACCCCTACTGGGTTGAAAAAGTCCACCTACTTCTGAAGGGTTCTTCTGTCAAAACGGCTTGTGTAATTGGATTTCCCCTCGGGGCCAACACCACCAAAATCAAGGTTGCTGAAGCTACAGATGCCATTGAGAATGGTGCTGATGAGTTGGACATGGTCATGAACATCGGCGAAATGAAATCTGGTCACTTGGATAAAGTGGAGCAGGATATCCAAGCAGTCGTTGATGTCTGCCACCAAAATAAGCGTGTTATTAAGGTCATCATCGAAACTTGTCTCCTAACTGATGACGAAATTGAAGCGGCCGCTAAGATCGTTGCTAAGACGGGGGCTGACTTTGTTAAAACCTCGACTGGTTTCTCCACCCAAGGCGCCACCGTCCACGCTGTCGAGATTATGGCCCAAGCGGTCAAGGGGACTTCCACGGCCGTTAAAGCCTCTGGCGGTATCCACACCCCTGAGGACGCCCAAGCAATGATTGATGCGGGTGCTACCCGTTTAGGAGTCAGTCACAGTCTTGCCATCATCGGTAAAGCATAGGAGGAGTCGTAACATGAAGAAATTTAACCTGAGCCATGAAATGTTTTCCGCCGCTACGTTTGACCTTTACGAAGACGACAACTTTAGGGTATCAACCTTCAAGTACCCCTCTGGTGTTGAAGCTCTGAAGGTGTCCAACAGCCGGGGTTACCTCACTCTCTTACCGTTCTATGGTTTGATGGTTTGGGACGCTGTTTTTGATGGCATCACCTTGAAGGAAAAAGATGGTTTCAGTCAGCCACTTTTCGGTAAGCAGATCTCTGACACTTACGGCGCCTTTGAATTTACCTCCGGCTTACTGGCAAACGGGAACCCCAGCCCCGAGGATAACCACGTTCAACACGGGGAGTTTGCAACGGCACGCATGGATCACGCAGCACTAGTTGTTGATGATGATACCATCACTGTTACTAGCGATTACGAGTACATCAAGGGTTTTGGTGACCACTACCTAGCCACCCCATCAGTTACGATGCGCAAGGACAGTGGCCTCTTTGATATTGAGCAGCACGTCAAGAACCTGTCTAACTGTGCCCCAATGACCTTGCAATACATGTGTCACCTTTGCTACGCCTACGTTGATAACGCAACAATGACGTCCAACATTCCTGATGAAGCCTTCCAGCTACGGACCTCCGTCCCGGCCCACGTTCACCCAACTCCAGAATGGACGGCCTTCACTAAGGAATTAGAGGAGAGTGGCAAGTTAATTGACAAGCTCGATGACCCAAGTCACTACGATCCAGAAATCGTCTTCTTCTCCTCCGACTTAACTAAATACACTGACACCGCAGAATTCCGGGTTGACCTTGGAAATGGTCATAACTTCTTAACCACTTACAAGACCGCCGAGCTACCAATCGTTACCCGTTGGATTCTTTATAACGGTGATCAACAAGTCAACGCTTTTGCCCTACCAGGAACTTGCACCCCGGAAGGCCAATTAGCCGCTAAAAACGCCGGCACTCTTATCACACTCAAGCCGCAAGAAGAACGTCACTTCCACGTTGTTACTGGTTTAGAAAACTAACCACCTCGCTTGTTTTAAAAAGGAGTGAAGAACATGACCCACGATATTACTGTAATTGGCTCCAACATGATGGAATTAACGACCGATATTGACCGCATGCCTAAGTTAGGGGAAACTGTTAGCGCCCCAAGTTTTCACATGGCCTTTGGGGGAAAGGGGGCTAACCAAGCTTACGCCGCCGCTCAACTAGGCTCCTCAGTGGCCATGATTTCAAAGGTGGGCTCCGACAGTCTTGGTCAAGCCTACTTGGAACACTTCCAACAGAGCGGCATTGACATTACGGGCGTTAGCGTCGGTAACCAAAGTAATGGAGTGGCGCCATGCTTCATCCAAGGCAATATGAACAGTATCATCGTGGTTCAAGGGGCTAACAGTGAGTTAACGCCAGACGTTCTTGATCAATACACCGATCTCATCAAAAGCTCCAAAATGGTTATCTTGCAACAAGAGATTTCGCTGGCAACGGACTACCGAGCCATTGACCTAGCTGAACAATTCCATGTTCCGGTGATGCTAAACCCAGCTCCCGCGAATGATAACGTTGACTTAGAACACATCACCAAGTGCGAGTTTTACTCTCCAAACGAAACGGAACTCGGTCGTCTCACCCACCTGCCGGTAGAATCTATCGACCAAATTAAAGACGCTGCCCATTCCCTTGTTGACCAAGGGGTTAAAAACGTAATCGTCACAATCGGAAGTCGAGGAGCACTCTGGGTTTGTGCGGATCATGAAGAGCTCATCCCCTCTTACAAAGTCAATGCCGTCGACTCCATCGGGGCTGGCGACTCATTCGTGGGGGCCTTTGCCCACTACTACACGAATGGTGAAGACATCCCAACTACTTTAAGGCACGCCAACGCCTACGCCGCCGTTACCGTAACGATGTCCGGAAGCCAAACCTCGTACCCATCCGCAGCCGAATTACCTCAGCTACAAGAGCAACTGGGCATCACCGTCGACCCGACTCAACTTGCTTAACTGAAACAAAAGACCAGTGGTTCAAATCTGCGAACCACTGGTCTTTTTGTGTCATAATCTTATTTTGCATTCTTTTCCGCCATCCGGTTCAAATAAGACCAAATTTGTGGTCGATACCGGCGAAGCCCATACAACGCTACCAAGTAGATAACGATACAAAGCCCAATCCAAACCGGATTCTGGGAAATAAAGGCCGCAAATATAAGGGCGTTTACCGGCCGGGCAATTAGATTGAAGCTAGTAATCAAGACTACCCCGGCTGGAATCGCCACCCCATTGTGAGAAACCGTACCGGTGTAGATAGTTCCTAACCAACTGGAGGCGTACAGCCCCAATGAGAACCAAACAATTCCGTTGGCAATCACCTTTAAAATATTGCCACGAGTAACGGCGACGATCGATTCAACCATGAAGGGCAACGATATTAAATCAACTACCGGTAGAGTCCGATTCCCCGGTAAGATGAAGGCGATTACCACAATAATCGGTATTAGAATCACCCCGGCAATGATTGTAGCTGGCTCCCCGTAACCAACCCCATCATCAACACCAAGGAACCACCGTTTTTTATCGTGAATAGCATCGATTTCTTTTCCTTGCTCAGCCACTTCCTTTTTGCGATTCTTGTCAATCTCTTCAGCCAATGGCGCGAAGGCTTTGGCAAAGACTCCGGTCACCAGCGGGAAAATTGTCATTACGGCAGCTAGCTGCACGGCAAACTGGAGGATTTGTCCCCAAGCTTTGATAGTTCCTAAACTATGGAGATTCCCTAGGATACCGATAATTAACCCTAACAACGCCCCTAAGGTCGTCGGTTCCCCAAACACGCCTAACTTATTCTTAAAGTATTCCGGAGTCACCTTAACCTTGTTGAAGCCGAGTAGGTTCCACAGTGGATCCAAAAGAATTGCCGGGATGGTCTGCTCAATGTTATGCGGGGCCGCCACCGTAGCGTTTTTGACCCCATAGTAATCTGACCATCGATCTGCCTGAACTTCCGCCAACACTAAGGAATACAGGAGCATAAAAAAGGACAACCCCATCGACAACCAAAAGTTGTGGGTAACATAGTAGGCCATCGTCCCCCAAATCATGAAACCAAAGTTGTTCCATAAGTTAGAGGCCATAAAGACTTTAGTGATTCCCAAGGCAAAGATCAGCAATTCAAACAGAAGCCCGAACACAAAGAAAGCCAGGCCTACAGTTGACCCAAAGCTAGCTAGAGACCCGGCTTGCCAGCCAATGTCGACCACCGGGAGTTTAATTCCGGTAGTACTCACCATCTGCTTAATAATCTTAGTGACCACCGGTGTGAATTCTGAAATGATCCAACCAAAACCCGTCAGCCCCACCCCGGCGTAAAGGGCGCTCATCATTGCCATTTTGGGTTGAACCTTTAAGAAAAGGGCGATGATAAAAATCATCACCGGGACGACAACGCTAGCCCCAAACGCCGTAAAAAAGGCATTGACATCTTGAAACATATTTTCCACCCCATCTGCTAGTGTACATTGAAAATAAATATATAAATCCCTCGATAAATCATTAGTGCTAATGTTATTCTAACTCTAGAAGAAAGCGTTTCCCAACTAAAAGCCGTTATTTTACCGGATAAGACGCTAACTAATTTAACATATTTAATTCAACTCTCTAAATTTTATGCACTCGAGGGGGCAGCATCGTGGAAAAACTAACAATTAACGACATTGCCAAACTAGCGGGGGTTTCAACGGCCACCGTCTCCAACTTTCTAAACCACAATTACGGCAAGATGTCTGCCAAAACTCGTGCCCACGTGGCTAAAATTATCACTGAACATAACTACCACCCCAATAGCGTCGCCCGCGATCTCGCAAAAAACGACAATAAAACAATTGGGGTTTCAATTGCTGACATCACCAATCCCTTCTCCGCCACCGTCCTTTCTGGAATCTCGGCGGTTTTTAATCAAGCGGGTTACCGGATGATCTTCACCAATGCTGATAATGATCAGGATACCGAAACTAGCAATATCCTACGGCTCCAAGCTCAAAACGTGGCTGGTATCATCATTGATCCAGTTAATCCCGACAATCCAATTTACCAGACTCTCTCCAATAACGACATCGTGATGTTCGACCGCCAGATGGAGACTCTAACCTTTGATTCCGTCGCCACCAATAATACGGAGGCAGTTGAAGAAATGACCAAGCGGATGATAATTGCAGGCTACGACGAACTCTACTTTGTCTCTTGGCCACTAGAAAAGGTCAGTACCCGTATCAAACGGTACCAGGGCTTTTTACGTGCCATACGTTACCCTGACGGTACCCATCTAATTCCGGTCCCTTACCCTGGTCAATCAGAATCGCTAGTAACTTTCCAAACCCAAATCAAACGGATCATGGAGCAGCGCGGGAATAAGAAAGTGGGTTTCTTTACGATGAACGCTAGCGTCTTTGTCCAACTACTGCAAACCATGCAACACAACAACTACACCTACCCGACCGATTACGGGGTCGCCACCTACGAAGAGTTTGACTGGATGACCGTCATGCGTCCCGGGATCTCTTGCATCCGTCAGGACTCCCGGCGAATTGGGACTGACGCCGCGAAACTCTTGAAAAAGAAGTTAGAAACTAAAGAAGGTGGCGTTCCAACCACCCACATCATTCCAACGACCCTGATTATTCGCGATAGCTTTTGATGGAAGTGCGAACCAACCTCCTCAACAGGCCGTTGGGCTAAGCTAGGGCAGGGGTTGATGCGGTTAAGCATCGTTCTCTGCCCGTACTTAGCCACTAGGCCTGTGGTTGGGGAGCACGTTATCCGTCTAACCTTCATCAATACTGTAACAAGCTGGGAGAAAGCTCGATTTTCTCTCAGCTTTTTTGATGGGACAAAAATTCCTCCACCGCTAAAATTTGCATCCCCCCCAGATTTGGTGACACGACAAATATTTAGATTTGCGCAAAACGAAAGTGCGTACCAACGCCGTGGGCTAGGCTAGATCAAATGGTTGGTGCGCCAACACCGTTCCTTGCCCGTACTTAACCACTAGGCCCGTGGTTAAGACCGCGTAATCTTGCGTAAATTTGCAGATTTGTCCTGTCCTCATTTTTCACGCCAGTATAACACCCAGGTATTTTCCGTTGGAGTCCATTCAAACCTAACCAAAAAACCAGACCAATCAACATCTGATCGGTCTGGCACGGCAATTGATTTAGTTAGCAAACATGGCGGGGTTGGCTGCCACGCTCTTATTCATTCGGGTCAACGTTGTGGCGACGGGCTGAAATTTGGTAAAAGACCAGTGCCACGATAGCAAAGAAGAACGGTCCAGCGATCGTCCAAAAGGCGGTCTGGTAGTCGTGTTCCAGCAGCGGTTGAACGAAGGTAAAGAGAATCCCGACGATCAGGATAATTTCCACCACCACGACTAAAATATTGGTCCACAGTCGGTTCTTAAAGACCACGAACGGGTAGTCCAGGTTCTTCTTTTTGAAAAACGGGAACGCCCCGACCAAGAAGAGGTACGGGAAGCAAGTGGAAACGTTGGCCATGTCGGTTAAAATCGTGTAAAAGCCCTGAGCGGCATTACCCCCGAAGGCCACTAAGAAGACGATTACGCACACGACGATCGCCTGTAGCCACATGGCGTTAGCGGGCATCCCAGCCTTATTTAGCTTGGTCAACTTAGCTGGCCAAAGCTTCGGGTCGGACCCCAGGATAAAGGCCTTAATTGGCGAGTACATTAGGATAAACAGGGCACCTAAGAAGCCGACCGTCTGAGCGATCGCCACGATCCGGGTCATCGTTACCCCAAAGCCTAAGGCCGCGGCGTGCGACCAGCCGAGGGCGGTCCCCGTTTCAACCCCAATATCATTGAAAATGGCGTAGGTAACGTTCCCCAGGTTGGTGGCGTTGGTCCCCAGGTTATCGTGGTAGTTAACCGACCAGCCGACCATGAAGATCATCAAAACGTAGGCGCCGATCGTAAAGACCGAAGCAATGATCAACCCACGCGGAAAGGTCTTTTGCGGGTTATCCATGCTGTCGGTTACCGACCCCAGCGATTCCATCCCCCCGTAAGCGAAGATGGCGTAAACCACGAAGGAAACAATGGCGATCGGGGTTTGGAACTGCGGGTTGGGCGAAGTGATAAAGGTCTTGAGGCCATGAATCGGTTCGGCCAACTGGAAGTGGTTGGCAAACAAGACGGTGAAGGACACCACGATGAAGATAATGTTAACGGCAATTGTGAAGATCCCACCGAGCGACCCGATCCGGGCGATCGCGTTCATCCCCCGCGACGATAAGAAGGTGATCGCCAGGATTAAAATGATCCCCAAGATCCCGATCGTTTCCGTCGACGAGAGGCCCATCACCCGCCAAGACTGGGTGGTGTCCTTTCCAAAGATCAGGGCCGAGAAGGTAATCCAGATCCGCGAGGACGTCGAAACCATCCACACGATCCAGGACGCCAGCCAAACGAAGGTCCCGACAAAGGCCCACCGTTCCCCAATCGAACCGGCCAGCCAGGAGTAAATCCCCCCCTTAGCTTCCTTAAAGGCGGACCCGTACTCGGCCATCATTAAGCCGCACGGGAAGAAGAACAAGATCCCGGCCAAAGCGTACCAGATGATACTGCCGTACCCCATCTGCAAGTAGGCGTTGGACACATTCCCAAAGCCAAAGATGGCGGTGATGATCATCGTAACCAGCCCGAAGGTCGTAATCTTCTTGCTGGAACCATTGTTATCCATCAAAATATCCTCCAATCGATTTTAAAAAATAAACATACACCCCTATTATAGTCCTATTTGACTAGATTTAAACGAATAATTATGCATTTATGATTGAGTACGACCCAACCATTGGGCAGGCCGTGGGCTAAGGATAGGCTACAGGTTAGCGCGTCAGCGATGTTCTGTGGCCAGGCTTAGCCACTAGGTCTGCGGTTGGGGAGCACGTTATCTTTGGAAGTGCGGACCAACCATTGGCAGGCCGTGGGCTAAGGATAGGGCACAGGTTAGCGCGCCAGCGGTGTTCTATGGCCAGACTTAGCCACTAGGCCTGCGGTTGGGGAGCACGTTATCTTTGGAAGTGCGGACCAACCATTGGCAGGCCGTGGGCTAAGGATAGGGCACAGGTTAGCGCGCCAGCGGTGTTCTATGGCCAGACTTAGCCACTAGGCCTGCGGTTGGGGAGCACGTTATCCAAGAAGTATGACCTAACCTTCTCGACAGGCTGTATGACTAAGCGAGGTACGTTATCTGTGTAATAGTGAAAAAGACCATCCCGAGGCGGAATGGTCTTTTTCACATTTTTTACACTGTTAAGTACATTAAGCGTGTGCGTGGGGCGCCGTTGGATGCGAGTTAGTGTTAGATGTGGCGGAGACGGTGGACGTAGCTACCGGCTTGTAGCCCTCTTCGGTCAGTACC
The nucleotide sequence above comes from Limosilactobacillus fermentum. Encoded proteins:
- the rbsK gene encoding ribokinase; this translates as MSNKVAVLGSINVDTTYHVHRFPEPGETLAATDKSSAPGGKGANQAVAAVRSGSETYFIGMVGADSEGKFMRDALQEDHIDTTNVGNDPRHGTGTALVTLDENGQNDIMVYGGANQAMTKDVLSKSEEVMKKVDFLITQFETPQTVALEAFKMAKANGVITVLNPAPATEILPELLEYTDIIAPNETESALLTGIEITDDASLDQTAEYFRAKGVGVTLVTLGSKGAYYSTKDGSGTVPAFKVKAIDTTAAGDTFIGALISQLLPDFSNLADAITYAQRASSLTVQGMGAMPSIPTFDQVQEALK
- a CDS encoding sugar-binding transcriptional regulator codes for the protein MVMRSEKLTETQLKLALRIASSYYLDKVSQTDIAKNLEISRPTVSRYLQYAVDTGMVDIRIQDPFENVGSLEQDLRTKYGLKRAIVVDQVGESYPQILEQLGQATANYLQEIVQDGDTIGLSWGRTMAAVADYLQPSNKKDVQTVYLKGTVANSSRNNYASYIAEKFNQAFSTQTLILPVPVIFDNQETRDAVLRDRFIHQIMETAATAEIALFTVGTTMDDAMLFQLGYLTAEQIAYLKQHAVGDAISQFIDRKGQVADPQLSKQTMALPIEQLKLKRHSILVAGGSTKLAALHAALVGGYASELITDLEDAKQLIEM
- the fucP gene encoding L-fucose:H+ symporter permease, coding for MDNLKKQSWVQYDDGYLSKTPVWQYILVSLIFPMWGMAASLNDILITQFKTVFTLSDTATAFVQSAFYGGYFLIALPASYIIRKNTYKTAIMTGLTFFIIGCALFFPASHMATYGMFLAAIFVIAIGLSFLETSCDTYSTMMGPREFANRRINISQTLIPFGDAMGIILGKYLIFSGHSNLQNESAGLNAAQKMALNKEVLALTLRPYKYILFVLLILLVLVAITKMPYGKAKADAKTANQPSMGESLNYLFHNWRFMKAVGAQFLYVGIQTCVWSFTIRLALRIVPGISDHAATNYMIISYMVWFVGKLFANWFMNRYSITKTMIWYCVLGTIVLLLTCSIHSPLAIWGAVATSFFFGPVYPTVYAHGLDQIEEKQHTETGGALMVMSLVGGAALPVIMGRVSDLTGSMQFSFIVPAIGFALILWFFLSEHKIAKKEAQKA
- a CDS encoding IS30 family transposase, which codes for MSTTILSFQNRVVIETLHNEGRSLRYIANYLGFSKATIFNELHRLNSEYRAELAQTDFERKVSQRGRKSSLTKNLKHLIEEKIQVQKWSPEQVAHVVGVAYKTVYNWIDQGWLDIQLPDLPDHGIRRHRAKEKRGTFNHGRSIEERPHKVETRQEFGHFEADTVLSGKRKGQAVATFVERKSRLTIVKRLHGRDSRSMTQAVLELASQLQGKLKTLTVDHGKEFANYQTIEQLTGTQVYFAHAYSPHERGSNENRNRVLRRFIPKGQAIEELSDYQLVQINWYLNSRPLKCLNWHTPIEIFLLNLRH
- a CDS encoding aldose 1-epimerase family protein gives rise to the protein MKKFNLSHEMFSAATFDLYEDDNFRVSTFKYPSGVEALKVSNSRGYLTLLPFYGLMVWDAVFDGITLKEKDGFSQPLFGKQISDTYGAFEFTSGLLANGNPSPEDNHVQHGEFATARMDHAALVVDDDTITVTSDYEYIKGFGDHYLATPSVTMRKDSGLFDIEQHVKNLSNCAPMTLQYMCHLCYAYVDNATMTSNIPDEAFQLRTSVPAHVHPTPEWTAFTKELEESGKLIDKLDDPSHYDPEIVFFSSDLTKYTDTAEFRVDLGNGHNFLTTYKTAELPIVTRWILYNGDQQVNAFALPGTCTPEGQLAAKNAGTLITLKPQEERHFHVVTGLEN
- the rbsD gene encoding D-ribose pyranase; protein product: MKKSGILNSEVASVVAGMGHMDWLSIGDAGMPVPMGTKKIDLCVDKELPTFMQILENVLKEMKVQKIYLADEIKDQNPEQLENIKQALPDVEIEFMPHTDLKKNLAKTHAFIRTGEMTPYSNIILESGVTF
- the deoC gene encoding deoxyribose-phosphate aldolase; translation: MEFNNYIDHTLLAPEATEEQIERIAKEAMDNNFHTVMINPYWVEKVHLLLKGSSVKTACVIGFPLGANTTKIKVAEATDAIENGADELDMVMNIGEMKSGHLDKVEQDIQAVVDVCHQNKRVIKVIIETCLLTDDEIEAAAKIVAKTGADFVKTSTGFSTQGATVHAVEIMAQAVKGTSTAVKASGGIHTPEDAQAMIDAGATRLGVSHSLAIIGKA